A window of the Triplophysa rosa linkage group LG23, Trosa_1v2, whole genome shotgun sequence genome harbors these coding sequences:
- the zgc:101569 gene encoding enoyl-CoA hydratase EchA19 isoform X1: protein MNIVMALTLWRLSCIKGFRRSVLLKSLSSIRGQAFYSTASKQTTTNASSAACGMVVTERRGTVMLIGINRPEVRNAVNQETAHRLLEELSAFDQDNNLNVAVLHGVGGNFCAGYDLKELAHGSRALKLEQDVCRGPGPMGPSRLKLSKPLIAAVSGYAVAGGLELALLADLRVVEESSIMGVFCRRFGVPLIDGGTVRLPQLIGLSRALDLILTGRPVRAQEALTFGLANRVVPDGQALQVALELAEQISSFPQLCLRADRNSAYHAVFDASSFTQAIQYEMDHGFPVIQAESIAGATKFSSGTGRGGTFSKL from the exons ATGAATATTGTCATGGCTTTGACTTTGTGGAGATTATCATGTATCAAAGGCTTCAGGAGGTCAGTTCTTCTCAAGAGTTTAAGCTCAATAAGAGGACAGGCGTTTTATAGCACCGCATcgaaacaaacaacaacaaacgcTTCCTCAG CTGCATGTGGAATGGTGGTTACTGAGAGGAGGGGTACAGTGATGCTTATTGGCATTAACAGGCCTGAAGTGCGTAATGCAGTGAATCAGGAGACAGCACACAGACTGCTAGAGGAGCTGTCAGCCTTTGACCAGGACAACAATCTTAACGTGGCAGTGCTTCATGGAGTTG gaGGGAATTTCTGTGCTGGTTATGATCTGAAGGAGTTGGCACATGGCTCCAGAGCCCTCAAACTGGAGCAAGATGTCTGCCGTGGTCCTGGCCCCATG GGTCCATCTCGTCTGAAGCTGTCTAAACCATTGATTGCAGCGGTTAGCGGGTATGCCGTGGCCGGGGGTCTGGAGTTGGCTCTACTGGCTGACCTCAGGGTGGTTGAGGAGAGCTCTATCATGGGGGTCTTTTGTCGCAGATTTG GTGTTCCATTGATCGATGGGGGTACTGTGAGGTTACCACAGTTAATCGGTCTATCCCGTGCTTTGGATCTCATCCTTACCGGCAGACCTGTGAGGGCACAAGAGGCTCTGACGTTTGGACTGGCAAACAGAGTGGTGCCCGATGGCCAag cacTCCAAGTGGCACTTGAACTTGCCGAACAGATCAGCTCATTTCCACAGCTTTGTCTTCGTGCCGACCGTAACTCTGCCTATCATGCCGTCTTTGATGCCTCCTCATTCACACAGGCCATACAGTATGAGATGGATCATGGCTTTCCAGTCATTCAAGCTGAATCAATTGCTGGAGCAACTAAATTCAGCTCAGGCACTGGGAGAGGGGGAACATTCTccaaattgtaa
- the zgc:101569 gene encoding enoyl-CoA hydratase EchA19 isoform X2, whose translation MVVTERRGTVMLIGINRPEVRNAVNQETAHRLLEELSAFDQDNNLNVAVLHGVGGNFCAGYDLKELAHGSRALKLEQDVCRGPGPMGPSRLKLSKPLIAAVSGYAVAGGLELALLADLRVVEESSIMGVFCRRFGVPLIDGGTVRLPQLIGLSRALDLILTGRPVRAQEALTFGLANRVVPDGQALQVALELAEQISSFPQLCLRADRNSAYHAVFDASSFTQAIQYEMDHGFPVIQAESIAGATKFSSGTGRGGTFSKL comes from the exons ATGGTGGTTACTGAGAGGAGGGGTACAGTGATGCTTATTGGCATTAACAGGCCTGAAGTGCGTAATGCAGTGAATCAGGAGACAGCACACAGACTGCTAGAGGAGCTGTCAGCCTTTGACCAGGACAACAATCTTAACGTGGCAGTGCTTCATGGAGTTG gaGGGAATTTCTGTGCTGGTTATGATCTGAAGGAGTTGGCACATGGCTCCAGAGCCCTCAAACTGGAGCAAGATGTCTGCCGTGGTCCTGGCCCCATG GGTCCATCTCGTCTGAAGCTGTCTAAACCATTGATTGCAGCGGTTAGCGGGTATGCCGTGGCCGGGGGTCTGGAGTTGGCTCTACTGGCTGACCTCAGGGTGGTTGAGGAGAGCTCTATCATGGGGGTCTTTTGTCGCAGATTTG GTGTTCCATTGATCGATGGGGGTACTGTGAGGTTACCACAGTTAATCGGTCTATCCCGTGCTTTGGATCTCATCCTTACCGGCAGACCTGTGAGGGCACAAGAGGCTCTGACGTTTGGACTGGCAAACAGAGTGGTGCCCGATGGCCAag cacTCCAAGTGGCACTTGAACTTGCCGAACAGATCAGCTCATTTCCACAGCTTTGTCTTCGTGCCGACCGTAACTCTGCCTATCATGCCGTCTTTGATGCCTCCTCATTCACACAGGCCATACAGTATGAGATGGATCATGGCTTTCCAGTCATTCAAGCTGAATCAATTGCTGGAGCAACTAAATTCAGCTCAGGCACTGGGAGAGGGGGAACATTCTccaaattgtaa
- the si:dkey-197c15.6 gene encoding putative nuclease HARBI1 — MSSAGALWFAVQDDVFSNACIDTPATLDSETRDKHPSQSSTSNVTSDSERHSLLDRFDDSFLLQNFHLNRQCLRFIVDYMHSRLKKDIFATSNSLMSTEARSLAAVYFHANGSLSNRITERLEIDLNEAREAVKTYTKLLSDTSPDFITFPSSYNDRMGAAHVFKNVSGIPHVVGVLGYFHVKVTPPPGQEQMFVNTLGYHSAMMQVIFDLDGNILSLEQCCPGGTPEHSVWASTVIGKQFTTFQHGHSWVLGGRGLFGGGHVLTPIMDPSIKTKAVKRFNKAHALVYGHVQQVFGVLKSRFQCLRDIGSFQTLKSVAYTVKACCVLHNISKKFSVPLPCDCILEPIHPPSSVVTSAAELPYDYMEDTKNEMIEMIFGHAEGDVDDD; from the exons ATGTCTTCAGCTGGAGCTCTTTGGTTTGCTGTTCAAGATGATGTATTCTCAAATGCTTGTATCGACACGCCGGCCACACTCGACAGTGAAACACGAGACAAGCATCCCAGTCAGAGCAGCACGAGCAACGTTACTTCAGACTCAGAGAGGCACAGTCTCCTAGATCGGTTTGACGACTCCTTTCTGTTGCAGAATTTCCATCTCAATCGACAATGTCTGCGTTTCATAGTTGATTACATGCACTCCCGTTTAAAAAAAGACATATTTGCAACATCCAACAGCCTGATGTCCACAGAAGCCAGGAGTTTAGCCGCTGTTTACTTTCACGCCAATGGATCACTGTCCAATAGAATCACAGAACGACTAGAAATTGACCTGAACGAGGCTCGTGAGGCTGTTAAAACCTATACAAAACTGTTGTCAGACACGAGTCCAGATTTCATCACCTTCCCCAGCAGTTATAATGACCGCATGGGTGCAGCACATGTCTTTAAAAACGTCAGCGGCATCCCTCATGTGGTGGGTGTATTGGGGTATTTTCATGTAAAGGTGACCCCTCCACCCGGCCAGGAGCAGATGTTCGTGAATACTCTCGGTTATCATTCAGCTATGATGCAGGTCATATTTGATTTGGACGGGAATATATTAAGTCTGGAGCAGTGCTGTCCTGGAGGAACACCTGAGCACAGTGTTTGGGCAAGCACGGTTATCGGCAAGCAGTTTACCACATTTCAACACGGCCATTCATGGGTTTTAG GTGGCAGAGGTCTGTTTGGTGGTGGACATGTTTTGACCCCTATTATGGACCCTTCCATCAAAACCAAAGCCGTCAAGCGTTTTAACAAAGCACATGCTCTGGTATATGGTCATGTGCAGCAGGTCTTTGGTGTTCTGAAAAGTCGTTTCCAGTGCCTGCGTGATATCGGCTCATTTCAGACGCTGAAGTCAGTGGCATACACCGTCAAAGCCTGCTGTGTCCTGCACAACATCTCTAAGAAATTCTCAGTTCCTTTACCCTGCGATTGTATCCTGGAGCCGATCCATCCGCCATCAAGTGTGGTGACCAGCGCAGCAGAGCTGCCGTATGACTACATGGAAGACACTAAAAATGAGATGATAGAGATGATTTTTGGTCATGCAGAGGGTGATGTGGATGATGACTGA